The proteins below are encoded in one region of Vanessa tameamea isolate UH-Manoa-2023 chromosome Z, ilVanTame1 primary haplotype, whole genome shotgun sequence:
- the LOC113395978 gene encoding zinc finger protein SNAI2-like, with the protein MPRCYMVKKSNQRHDGPPPCSPTEASVAPPCYSPSEDTATTEAGRAEYEEPAYNPMERTAADTEAAHDLLSLANSLPPLPLPPPPPPPPPPPIFTMLQPPETPIIPVYTYTIQPTNIFIIADEPPEPIYHVLPTVAPIPQFEYMLEPQLSYLAYQPMPEQQIQFLDSVAVPVIETLHSLNPVPFSASHMESVLITEPFPDPLPQPLIEPLPECLPESLPQPLHETLPEPMPQALHEPLPETEPVPQMEPEVEPELDPELELEPELIEENELQNSKDKMNKYDCDECGKRYATSSNLSRHKQTHRSLDSHEAKRCNDCGKAYVSMPALAMHVLTHRMGHVCGVCGKQFSRPWLLRGHLRSHTGERPYDCPVSGCSKAFADRSNLRAHLQTHSAEKNYECCRCHKTFALKSYLTKHLETTCLVFMNE; encoded by the coding sequence AAGCAGGTCGTGCTGAATATGAGGAGCCAGCATACAATCCGATGGAGCGGACGGCAGCAGACACAGAAGCAGCACATGACCTGCTCTCGCTCGCCAACAGTCTGCCGCCGCTGCCGCTAccgccaccaccaccaccaccaccaccacctcCAATATTCACAATGCTGCAACCTCCCGAAACACCCATCATCCCCGTGTATACCTATACCATACAGCCGACCAACATTTTTATCATCGCTGACGAGCCCCCTGAGCCTATCTATCATGTGTTACCCACGGTCGCACCCATACCGCAGTTCGAATATATGCTCGAACCACAATTAAGTTACCTCGCTTACCAACCAATGCCAGAACAGCAAATCCAATTCTTAGATTCAGTGGCTGTACCTGTCATTGAAACTCTACATTCTCTAAATCCAGTACCATTCTCTGCATCGCATATGGAATCTGTTTTGATAACCGAACCTTTCCCCGATCCCCTGCCCCAGCCCCTGATTGAACCCCTTCCCGAATGCCTGCCAGAATCCTTGCCTCAACCCTTGCACGAAACTCTGCCCGAACCAATGCCCCAAGCTCTTCACGAACCCCTACCCGAAACGGAGCCCGTACCACAAATGGAGCCGGAAGTCGAACCAGAACTCGATCCGGAACTCGAACTGGAGCCCGAATTGATTGAAGAAAACGAGTTGCAAAATTCAaaagataaaatgaataaatacgaTTGTGACGAATGTGGCAAACGTTACGCAACATCGTCAAATCTGTCAAGACACAAACAAACCCATCGCAGTCTCGACTCGCACGAGGCCAAGCGTTGCAACGATTGCGGCAAAGCATACGTGTCCATGCCCGCACTCGCGATGCATGTTCTCACCCACAGAATGGGACACGTGTGCGGCGTTTGCGGCAAGCAGTTTTCTCGGCCGTGGCTCCTCCGCGGACACTTGCGTTCACATACCGGCGAAAGACCCTATGACTGTCCCGTCTCTGGCTGTAGCAAAGCATTCGCGGATCGCTCCAATCTACGCGCCCACCTGCAGACCCATTCAGcagaaaaaaattacgaatGTTGTCGCTGCCACAAAACATTTGCTCTAAAGAGCTACCTCACAAAGCATCTGGAGACGACGTGTCTGGTCTTCATGAATGAGTAA